Sequence from the Eleginops maclovinus isolate JMC-PN-2008 ecotype Puerto Natales chromosome 14, JC_Emac_rtc_rv5, whole genome shotgun sequence genome:
cggaggggGCTGTGAGGgtctcgtcatcatcatcatcatcatcatcatcatcatcatcctgaaaAGATTCAGAATTTTACGCTGCACCCATACTTTAGGGGTGACATAGCCTAATTTACATGTCATGGATGTTATCCATTTGAATTACCTGTGTCAGAGGATGAATGCATCCTGGTGGCTGCAGGgttgtgatgtttccaccctcGACTGCATGCAACAGAAGACACATGTTACTGATGATTCAGGGGAAGAAAGCCAAAATACTCTAACATGAAGAACAATGAATGCCATACATTACCTTGCACatagagggtggacatttcagctgccCCAGGGTTAGACTGTACCCCTGCCACCCCATCCATCATCACCCTGCCACTGTTGTTGGCTAGGGCCAACTCTTCAGCAAGAGTAAAGGAGTCtggtgccctccctcctcctgtgcgccttatttctaccttcttcttgttggctgttaaagacagacacatttagctctctctgacaagacacacacacacacacacacacacacacacacacacacacacacacacacacacacacacacacacacacacacattcttacttaccattctgaatgatgtttttgtacttcatctTCACCTGCTGCCAGGTCCGTTTGGCGCTGCTGGTACCTCTGGAAGTATTTAAGGGACATACACAGAATTAGTGAAGGGGACTAAACATTCAGTTGTCCTgcttcatttgtggttgcaCATACGATACAGTAACGTTccgactgttattgtacatcgtcctgacatactgtattcaggttgggattattttaacggacatatagaagtaaagaaataggcctacttacgAATTTACGCGGTCTGTAATTTGCTGCCAACACCCCAGTCGCGCCTTGTTTGCTGCCGcggtgttggatttagcagccagggtcggtttatactcttcataactcctcattatgatctcgcattcctcttctgtgaaatagGGAGAGCCCGCCATGATCgagagtgtttttttgcgcTGGTACCACCCCTTTTATGTGAACGCGCAGTAACTCTGGTTGAGTGAACACAGGTTCAGCTGATCAACTCCATAATCAGCGTCGTAGTACCGTTTAAGACCAATCAAGATGTCCAGGTTTAGTCAACCCCGGGTTACCGCGGAAACCCTGAGTTAGTTCTAAGTAGGTTGAACTccgttcgtagtacaggccccaggtgtcgattcaaaagaaagaaagcaaacctcctcttgtaaattttaaaaggagtgtttaataaaaggatgcagcagtaggttttacaaaagcttcacagctgtggctcaatagcccgggacacgcgtccacaggccgct
This genomic interval carries:
- the LOC134876096 gene encoding myb/SANT-like DNA-binding domain-containing protein 4 isoform X1; this encodes MAGSPYFTEEECEIIMRSYEEYKPTLAAKSNTAAANKARLGCWQQITDRVNSGTSSAKRTWQQVKMKYKNIIQNANKKKVEIRRTGGGRAPDSFTLAEELALANNSGRVMMDGVAGVQSNPGAAEMSTLYVQVEGGNITTLQPPGCIHPLTQDDDDDDDDDDDDETLTAPSDTHMQEDLEELSPPEASLPGTSQSDKATVDNVRSLYKKVLELDRTKKRLEIRKLELQIEKLEHEKKVLSYHSINI
- the LOC134876096 gene encoding uncharacterized protein LOC134876096 isoform X2, which translates into the protein MAGSPYFTEEECEIIMRSYEEYKPTLAAKSNTAAANKARLGCWQQITDRVNSGTSSAKRTWQQVKMKYKNIIQNANKKKVEIRRTGGGRAPDSFTLAEELALANNSGRVMMDGVAGVQSNPGAAEMSTLYVQVEGGNITTLQPPGCIHPLTQDDDDDDETLTAPSDTHMQEDLEELSPPEASLPGTSQSDKATVDNVRSLYKKVLELDRTKKRLEIRKLELQIEKLEHEKKVLSYHSINI